In Nodosilinea sp. PGN35, the genomic stretch TGGGCAGTTTCACCATCCTGCGGCAGCTGTCGTTTTTTAGTGATGCCCTGGGGCATTCGGCGCTGTTGGGTATCAGTCTGGGGCTGCTGTTGGGCGTGAGTCCGACCTCGGTGCTGTTGCCGTTTGCGGTGGTGTTCGCCCTGGGGGTGACGTATTTGCTAGAGCGCACGCGGCTGTGGACGGATGCGCTGTTGAATATTGTCTACTCGTCGTCCCTGGCGATCGGGGTGATTTTGCTGACCTTTGTGGGGCAGTACCGAGGCGGCATTAACAATATTTTGTTCGGCGACATTTTGGCGGTGCGGCAGAGCAATCTGGTGGTGAGTTCGATCTTGCTGGCAGCCTGCGTGGTCTATGTGGGGCTGACCCTGCGATCGCAAATCCTGCTCACCCTCCACGAACCCTTGGCCGTGGCTCGCGGCATCTCTGCCCCCATCCACCGCACTGTATTTATTGTCCTGCTGGCGCTGGTGGTGGGTACCTCGATTCAGGCGATCGGCGTGCTGCTGGTCAGTGCCTTTGTGGTGATTCCCGCCTGTGCTGCCCGTCTACTCAGCCGCACTTTCACCAGTTACGTACTTCTGTCAGCCTTGCTCGGAGCCATCGGGGCCGTGCTGGGCATGGTGTTCTCTGCCATGTTTAATCTGCCGTCGGGGCCTGCGATCGTCGCCATGCAGCTGGCCATTTTTCTAGGGGCGATCGTGCTGCCTAGGACGCAATTGTCGGCGGTTTAGGGGGGAGGCGAGGTGTTGGGTGTCGGGTTTCAGGTGTCGGGTTTTAGGTGTCGGGTGATGGGTGTCGGGTTTCAGGTGTCGGGTGTCGGGTGATGGGTGTCGGGTGTCAGGTTACCCCCCCCCCCCGCCCCGCCCATGAGGGGATTTTGAAACCCAAAACCCAAAACCCAAAACCCAAAACCCAAAACCTAAAACCCAAAACCTAAAACCTAATACCCAAAACCCAAAACCCAATACCCAAAACCTAAAACCTAATACCCAAAACCCCACACCCAACACCCCGCTTCCCCCATCCCGTTATCGTTTTCCCACCCAATTAGGAGTCTCATTCCATGACCGCACAACTTCCCTCAACAAACATGTCTGCTGACCAAGCCATTGCTTCCCTAGCGACCCAACCCAAAGCACGGGTTTCCGACGCCGAAATGCGGCAGGCGGTGCGGACCCTGCTGATTGGCCTGGGGGAAGACCCCGATCGCGAAGGGCTGATCGACACCCCCAAGCGGGTGGTCAAGGCTCTGAAGTTCCTCACCTCCGGCTACAACCAATCCCTGGATGAGTTACTCAACGGTGCTGTTTTTCACGAAAACACCAACGAAATGGTGTTGGTGCGCGACATCGACCTGTTTAGCTCCTGCGAACACCACATTCTGCCCATCCTGGGTCGCGCCCATGTGGCCTACATTCCCAACGGCAAGGTGATCGGCCTCTCCAAGGTCGCCCGCATCTGCGAAATGTACGCCCGTCGCCTGCAAGTGCAGGAACGCCTCACCGCCCAGATCGCCGACGCTCTCCAGGGGCTCCTGCAACCCCAGGGCGTTGCCGTTGTGGTCGAAGCCACCCACATGTGCATGGTCATGCGCGGCGTCCAAAAGCCCGGCTCCTGGACCGTCACCAGCGCCATGAAAGGCGTCTTCGCCGACGACGCTCGCACCCGGCAGGAGTTTATGAGTTTGATTCGACACAGCCCGGCGTTTCATTAAAAAGGTGTCGGGTGTCAGGTGTTAGGCAAACCCGATACCCGAACAACCCACCCCTGCCCCTCCCAGGGAGGGGATTCCGAAACCCGAAACCCGAAACCCGAAACCCATTCACCCAAATGCCCCACCTCATCGCCATCTCCGGCCCCTCTGGCAGCGGCAAAACCACCTGGATTAGCCAGTTCCTCAAGGATCAGGCCACCCCTCAGTACTACGTGAGTCCGGGGTTGGGGGAGATCTCGGTGGATCTAGCGCGGGTTGGCTATCGATTTCCCTGGGTGCAGGTGGTACCCGAGGCTCAGTTGAAGGCCGTTCTGGCGGATCTGCCGGAGCAGGCGACGGTGTATTTGGAGTGGGGGTTTCACCTGGATTTGGGCTCGCCGTTTTTGGCAGAGTTGCCCTGGGAGCGGGTGGCGGTGCTGCCGCCCGACCTGGCCGAATCGGACTGGCACAGGTGGAGCGATCGCATCGTGACCGGCAACCCGGTGGCGGCTCCGGCCAATGGCTACTTGCCCGAGGTCTGGTGTACGCCGCTGAATGGGCAGGTGTTTGACCCGCCCAGCCTGGAGGCGCTGCTGCTGGAGGTGTCCGGGGGAGCCTACGGCCAGGTGGGCCGCATGAAGGGAATTTTTGAGCTACCCGATGGGCGCGCCTTCCATGTGGATTTTGTCGAGGGGCTGCCGGGGATGGCCTATACCGAACTGGCGATTCCCCGCTGGCGGTCGGGGCGGCCCGATCGCGTCAGCGGCATGGAGGTGGTGGGCTATGGGCTGGAGCAGGAGGCGATCGCCCAAACCCTGCTGGATAGCACCCTATCCGACGCCGCCCTGGCCCAGTACCAACAACATTACCAATCCCTACACCCCAGCGAGGAGGCCATTTCAGCATGAAACTTGCGGTCATTTCCTGCATCCATGGCAACTATGAGGCCCTCGATGCCGTGCTGTGCGACATCGACGATCAAAAGGCTGAGCAGATCTACTGCCTGGGCGACCTGGTGGGCTATGGCCCCTACCCCAACGCCGTAGTCGAGATGATTCGGTCTTTGGATATCCCCACCTGTCAGGGCTGCTGGGATGAAGACATCGTCGAAGGGCTGAACGCCTGCGAGTGCAGCTACCCCTCCCAACTGGCGGAAAAGCGCGGTCGCCTCGCCCACGAGTGGACTAACCGCGCGATCAACCCCGAGGTGCGCGAGTACCTGGCCAGCCTGCCCATGACCCTGCGGTTGGACAACCTCTGCTTTGTCCACGGTAGCCCCAACAGCCAGCACGAGTACCTGCTACCCACCATGGATGGCTTCGCCGCCCTGGAGCGAGTCCTGGCCGCCGAGGCCGATGTGCTGTTCTGTGGCCACACCCACGTCCCCTACCTGCGAGAGCTAGAGAATGGCACCCTCTCGGTCAGGGTGCAGCAGCCCGGCCAAGGGGAAACCCAGCGCCAGTTCACCGCCCCCCTCAAGCGCATCGTCAACGCCGGTTCCGTCGGCGAACCCCGCCACGGCAGACCCAACGCCACCTACGTCCTCTACGACACCGACACCACCCAGGTCACCCTGCGGGAAGTGCCCTACGACTACAAAAAAACCTGCGCCGCCATCCTCGAACAGGGCCTGCCGCCGATCTTCGCCTGGCGACTGGAGCGCGGGATGGAGTTCGCCGAACGGGCGGAGGATGCGGGGCATGTTTGTGAAAGATGAGGGGTTTTGGGTTTTGGGTGTCGGGTCTTGGGTTTCGGGTCTCGGGTCTCGGAATCCCCTCCCTGGGAGGGGCAGGGGTGGGTTGTTCGGGTCTCGGAGTACCTCATACCTGACACCCAAAACCTAACACCTGACACCCAGCACCCGACCCCCGACCCCTAACACCCAGCACCCGACACCTAACACCTCATACCTTCCCCAAAAACCAATGACTAACTGGGCCATTCTTAGCGGCATTGAAGGCAATCTAGCGGCCTACGAGGCGGTGCTAGCGGACATTCGGCGGCAGCGGCAGCCGGTGACGGATCTCTATATTCTGGGGGATCTGGTGGGGTTGCGGGGCGACAGTGAGGCGGTGGTGCGGCGGGTGAGAGAGCCCCAGCCAGGGGAACCTATCCCCCAGGTCTGTACCGGCTGGTGGGAGGAGCAGTGCTTTAGCCTGCACGGTTTTCGCGGGCTGCCCGACGCGCCGGAGCTGGTGGAACGTCATGGATTGGAGGCGGTAAAAGACCTGTGGGAGGCGGTGTCGCGGCAGACGGTGCGGTGGTTGGCGGATCTGGATTTTGGCTTCCATGAGCTGGACTGTCTGCTGATCCATGGCAGCACTGTGGGCTATGGCGATGAGCTGACGCCGGAGACGCCGCCGATTCAGCTGTGCGATCGCCTGATCCGCGCCGATGCCAATACGTTGTTCTGCGGGCGATCGGGCCTGGCCTTTGAGTGCTGGGTAGAGCCCGGTGCTCTGCGCTCTACGGTGACCACCCTCGATCAAACCACGCCACCCCAGGAGCAGGGGAAGTCGCCCCGCCGGGTGGTGGGGGTCGGCAATGTGGGTCGCCAGGGAAGTCAACCAGCCTACGTGCTCTATAACCCTGGGACAGACCAAGTGCGCTTTAAATATATTCAGCACAGTTCGGCCAAAGGATTTGGTGCGGCCAGGCCCAAGCATAGAAAATGCTGAATTTGGCGCTCGGTAACTACGGGCTGTCCTGAGAGGGCCTGGGTCTTGAAAATGCTAGAAAATCTGTAACTTAACGGTTTTATTTCACCATGAAAAGCCCAGAACCGACTATTGTTTTCGATCAAGAACGCGCTGCGTCCTACGACCAACAGTTTGCTGCCCTAGCTCCAATCCGTGAGGCCCTACATCTACAGATCCGCATCATCCTGTCAGAACTTCCTGCCAATGCAAACATTCTCTGTGTGGGAGTGGGCACCGGAGCAGAACTGATTTATCTTGCTGAAGCGTTTCCGCAATGGCGATTTACTGCGGTCGAGCCCGCTGCACCAATGCTCGATATTTGTCGCCGCAAAACCGAAGAGACCGGCATCGCGTCACGCTGTACGTTTCATCAGGGCTATCTGGACTCGCTGCCTGCTACAGATACGTTCCATGCGGCAACCTGTCTTTTGGTGTCTCATTTCCTGGTGCAAATCGATGAGCGCAGCCGCTTCTTCCGGCAAATTGCAGCCCGGCTTCAGCCTGGCGGATACTTAGTCAGTGCCGATTTGACGGCTGACATGGCTACTGCCGAGTATCAAAGCCTGCTTGAAGTTTGGCTGCGAATGCTGAGGTACGCTGGGTTGCCTGCTGCAGAAGCTGACAAATTTCGCGCATCCTACGGTCGCGATGTTGCCTTACTGCCACCGGAAACCGTTGCAGCAATCATGACTGAGGCAGGCTTTGAGCTGCCAGTCTTGTTTTACCAAAGCCTTCTGGCTCGGGCTTGGTATGCCCATAAGCGCCCTGAGTGAACGTTGCCAATTAGTTGAGTTGTAGGGTGGGCACTGCCCACCATTCAGAAACCATTTTCCCAAAAGTAGGACAGCTGGCCTGACTGAAAGCCAGCCATGGGGGTTGCAGCTCGATTTTGCACTGCTATGATAACGATTATCATTCTATGGGTGATGCGGTGATGTCTTCCCTTCCTCAGCCCTCGTCAGTGGCAGACCCAGTCATTCCTAAGCGGGGCCTGCCGGTGACGCTGATTACGGGCTTTTTGGGCAGCGGCAAAACCACCCTGCTCAACCACATTCTGACCAATCGGCAAAATCTCAAAGTGGCGGTGCTGGTCAACGAGTTTGGCGACATCAACATCGACAGCCAGATGCTGGTCGCCATGGACGAGACCATGGTGGAGCTGAGCAACGGCTGCATCTGCTGCACCATCAACGACGACCTGATCGACGCGGTGTATCGAGTGCTGGAACTGCCCGATTCTCGTCGAGACGGCAAAGCCGAACGCATCGACTACCTGGTGGTAGAAACCACCGGCCTGGCCGACCCCCTGCCGATCATGCTCACCTTCGTGGGCACCGAGCTGAAGCGGCTCACCCACTTAGATTCTGTGATCACCGTCGTCGATGCCGAAACCTTTACCGACGACCACTTCGACAGTGCCGCCGCCACCAGCCAGCTCACCTACGGCGATATCATTCTGCTCAACAAGGCCGACCTCGCCCCCGAAGCCAAGCTGACCTGGCTAGAGACCTATATCCACGGCTTCAAAGACCAGGCGCGGGTGCTGCGCTGCTCGCTGACCGCACAGGCCGACCAACTGCCCCTCTCGGCCCTGCTGGATGTGGGGCTGGCGGCGGACCTGCCCCCGGCCATGGTCAGCGCGGCCCAAGCGTCCCCCGACGGACACCTGGGCACCGATGGCTTTATGGCCGTTCCGTTCAAAAGCGATCGCCCTTTCAGCGTAGACCGCTTCGAGCACTTCTTAATGGCTCAGCTGCCCGCCGAAGTGTTTCGGGCCAAGGGCATCCTCTGGTTTGAGGGCGAAGACCTGCGCCACATCTTTCAGCTCAGCGGCAAACGCGTTAACCTCAGCCCCGAACCCTGGACCGGCCCACCCCAAAACCAATTGGTCTTCATCGGTCGCCAGCTCAACCCCCTCCAGCTGCACCAGCAGCTTAGCAATTGCCTTACCGGGGGGCGATCGCGCTGTCTGTAAGGCAGGGTAAACGGTGCACGGTTTGCGGTGTGCGGTAAGTGGTTTGCGGTAAGTGGTTTGCGGTCTGCGGGGGAGGTGGGGCATACGGTAAGCGGTTTGCGGTTTGCGGGAGGAAGGGGGAAACGGTTTATAACCGCTCACCGCTCACCGCTCACCGCTCACCGCTCACCGCTCACCGTTCACCTGACACCTAATACCCAACACCTAATACCCCACCTCCAACCCCCAGCCCCTCCAGGGTCTACAGCCAACCGGCAACAACCAGCGCTTCCCGAGGTTCGTTAGCCCTGCCAATACCAAACCCCCAAAGCGTGAAAACAACCTCTTCTTATCGGGTTTAGCCGCTTCGTAAGCCTGGTACACCGCAGCTCGCAGCAGCTGCCCACTGCCGCCGCTTTAGCAAAGTGCTGCCAGATAGTGGAAGTGATACTGTCTGGTACTGAATCTGCTTTGGCTACCCCGGGTTGGACTGGGCAAACAGTGTTTATAGCCATGGTCATTTGTGTTAAGACATTCAGCATCCCTAGGAACGTTCAAACGTTTGAACGTTCCCACAGAAATTGTCCTAACCAGACTGGCTACAGCTATACCTCTACGCAATCCCCCTGTTTGGAATCGGAATTATGCAATTCGGAGTTCGTATGGCCCTAAGCCTGAATTAATTTGGCCTAGCGAATCTGGTCAATTCTGTAGAATTTGGTGAAGCACCTTTTGCTTTAGCCGGGCGAGTTCTGGGTCGGCCAGGTTGCGTGGGCGCGGCAAGTGAACCGCCACGTCCAGCTCGATGCGACCCGCTTGAATGACAATGACGCGATCGCCCAGCATTACCGCCTCTTCCACATCATGGGTGACAAGCAACGCGGTAAACCGCTGTTCTTGCCAAAGCGTTTCAATCAAGCGCTGCATGTCAATGCGGGTGAGGGCATCGAGTGCCCCTAAGGGCTCGTCAAGCAGTAATAGATTGGGTTGGGTGACTAACGCCCGCGCCAGGGCAATCCGCTGTTTTTGGCCGCCCGATAGTACCGTCGTCCAGGCTTGGGCGCGGCTATCTAGCCCCACCTGCTGCAAGGCCCAGTGACTGCGGGGGCGAGCCTGTTCCTTAAGACCCAGGGCGACATTTTCAATCACCTTGCGCCAGGGCAGCAGTCGAGAGTCCTGAAACATCACCCGCGCTTTGGTGTTTAGCTTGTTCAAGCGCTGACCATCGAGGACAATTTCTCCCTGGGTTGGCGTTTCTAGCCCTGCCAGCAGGCGCAGCAAGGTGCTCTTGCCACAGCCGCTTTTACCCACCACGGCGACAAACTCACCGGGCAAAATTTCGAGACTAAAGTCGTCGAGTACGGTCAGATCGCCAAACGCTTTGGTGACGCCATTTAGCCAAACATGAGTGCCGGTAGCGGCTGTGGCCTGGGTTGGAGCGTGGGAGGTTTGAGTGTTGGTCATGGGAGGGGGTGAGGGGTGAGGGGTAGGGGGT encodes the following:
- a CDS encoding metal ABC transporter permease, whose protein sequence is MSDLTRIIDLFQLPFMQRALMGGILTGLMGGLMGSFTILRQLSFFSDALGHSALLGISLGLLLGVSPTSVLLPFAVVFALGVTYLLERTRLWTDALLNIVYSSSLAIGVILLTFVGQYRGGINNILFGDILAVRQSNLVVSSILLAACVVYVGLTLRSQILLTLHEPLAVARGISAPIHRTVFIVLLALVVGTSIQAIGVLLVSAFVVIPACAARLLSRTFTSYVLLSALLGAIGAVLGMVFSAMFNLPSGPAIVAMQLAIFLGAIVLPRTQLSAV
- the folE gene encoding GTP cyclohydrolase I FolE, whose amino-acid sequence is MSADQAIASLATQPKARVSDAEMRQAVRTLLIGLGEDPDREGLIDTPKRVVKALKFLTSGYNQSLDELLNGAVFHENTNEMVLVRDIDLFSSCEHHILPILGRAHVAYIPNGKVIGLSKVARICEMYARRLQVQERLTAQIADALQGLLQPQGVAVVVEATHMCMVMRGVQKPGSWTVTSAMKGVFADDARTRQEFMSLIRHSPAFH
- a CDS encoding GTP-binding protein; the encoded protein is MPHLIAISGPSGSGKTTWISQFLKDQATPQYYVSPGLGEISVDLARVGYRFPWVQVVPEAQLKAVLADLPEQATVYLEWGFHLDLGSPFLAELPWERVAVLPPDLAESDWHRWSDRIVTGNPVAAPANGYLPEVWCTPLNGQVFDPPSLEALLLEVSGGAYGQVGRMKGIFELPDGRAFHVDFVEGLPGMAYTELAIPRWRSGRPDRVSGMEVVGYGLEQEAIAQTLLDSTLSDAALAQYQQHYQSLHPSEEAISA
- a CDS encoding metallophosphoesterase, yielding MKLAVISCIHGNYEALDAVLCDIDDQKAEQIYCLGDLVGYGPYPNAVVEMIRSLDIPTCQGCWDEDIVEGLNACECSYPSQLAEKRGRLAHEWTNRAINPEVREYLASLPMTLRLDNLCFVHGSPNSQHEYLLPTMDGFAALERVLAAEADVLFCGHTHVPYLRELENGTLSVRVQQPGQGETQRQFTAPLKRIVNAGSVGEPRHGRPNATYVLYDTDTTQVTLREVPYDYKKTCAAILEQGLPPIFAWRLERGMEFAERAEDAGHVCER
- a CDS encoding metallophosphoesterase, which encodes MTNWAILSGIEGNLAAYEAVLADIRRQRQPVTDLYILGDLVGLRGDSEAVVRRVREPQPGEPIPQVCTGWWEEQCFSLHGFRGLPDAPELVERHGLEAVKDLWEAVSRQTVRWLADLDFGFHELDCLLIHGSTVGYGDELTPETPPIQLCDRLIRADANTLFCGRSGLAFECWVEPGALRSTVTTLDQTTPPQEQGKSPRRVVGVGNVGRQGSQPAYVLYNPGTDQVRFKYIQHSSAKGFGAARPKHRKC
- a CDS encoding class I SAM-dependent methyltransferase — translated: MKSPEPTIVFDQERAASYDQQFAALAPIREALHLQIRIILSELPANANILCVGVGTGAELIYLAEAFPQWRFTAVEPAAPMLDICRRKTEETGIASRCTFHQGYLDSLPATDTFHAATCLLVSHFLVQIDERSRFFRQIAARLQPGGYLVSADLTADMATAEYQSLLEVWLRMLRYAGLPAAEADKFRASYGRDVALLPPETVAAIMTEAGFELPVLFYQSLLARAWYAHKRPE
- a CDS encoding GTP-binding protein, with protein sequence MSSLPQPSSVADPVIPKRGLPVTLITGFLGSGKTTLLNHILTNRQNLKVAVLVNEFGDINIDSQMLVAMDETMVELSNGCICCTINDDLIDAVYRVLELPDSRRDGKAERIDYLVVETTGLADPLPIMLTFVGTELKRLTHLDSVITVVDAETFTDDHFDSAAATSQLTYGDIILLNKADLAPEAKLTWLETYIHGFKDQARVLRCSLTAQADQLPLSALLDVGLAADLPPAMVSAAQASPDGHLGTDGFMAVPFKSDRPFSVDRFEHFLMAQLPAEVFRAKGILWFEGEDLRHIFQLSGKRVNLSPEPWTGPPQNQLVFIGRQLNPLQLHQQLSNCLTGGRSRCL
- a CDS encoding ABC transporter ATP-binding protein is translated as MTNTQTSHAPTQATAATGTHVWLNGVTKAFGDLTVLDDFSLEILPGEFVAVVGKSGCGKSTLLRLLAGLETPTQGEIVLDGQRLNKLNTKARVMFQDSRLLPWRKVIENVALGLKEQARPRSHWALQQVGLDSRAQAWTTVLSGGQKQRIALARALVTQPNLLLLDEPLGALDALTRIDMQRLIETLWQEQRFTALLVTHDVEEAVMLGDRVIVIQAGRIELDVAVHLPRPRNLADPELARLKQKVLHQILQN